Below is a genomic region from Pyrococcus kukulkanii.
CGGAAGGACGATTAAATTCCCGTAGTCCCACCCTGCAATTCTAAGGGCTAAGTCCCAGGGATGGTTTGGATCTAAGTCAACATTGCTTCCTGGCCCGTCGGGGTACATTTTTATTGCGGAGGTATTTCCTCCTGGTCTGAAGTCAAAGTACACCTCTATAATCTGAAGGCTGAATTCATTCGGGGCATTCCATGGGTTATCTCCAAGCTCCTTGAAGTAGAACTCTAGTTTCCAGTATTCCTTCTCTTCCTTCATCGTAAACTTGAGAAGATCCAGGTGGTGTGGTACAAAGACTTTGTCGGTTGCGTAAGTGTAGGTTCCTGGGCCATGATCATCTCCTTCTGGATCAATTATCACTATCGCTGGTTTTATCATTGGAATGGCCTTTACCGTTGCTAATTTCTTCTTCTCCAGATCATAGCTCTTGAGTTGCTCTTCCTGGGTTGGCTTAAATCCTGGGGGAGCAAGTAAGTCCATAACCCTTGGTGCTAGGCCGTCTATCACGGCCTGTGGTTCTGCCCCTCCTAGCTTCCATTGTTCGGCTTCAACCGCTACCGGCCTCCACTTGTCTGGTCCATAACCGTCCTGGGATCCAACTAATACAACTCCCCACAGTCCATAGCTCTCGTTGAGCTTTATGAATTTCTTCGGAACTACCACGACTATCTTATTACTCGTTGGGTCTGCAGAAATCTTCATTTCTCCTTGGTACGCGGTTCCGTTTGCCAAAACTATGATATTTCCATAGTCCCAGCCGGCTATTCTGAACGCAACGTCCCATGGGTGATCTGGATCCAAGTTAACATTACTCCCAGGACCATCGGGATACATCTTTATCGCTGAGGTGTTTCCTCCATGCTTAAAGTCGAGGTAAACCTCTATAATCTGGAGGCTGAATCCATTTGGAGCATTCCATGGGTTATCTCCAAGCTCCTTGAAGTAGAACTCCATGACGTAGGAATCGGTCTGCTCAAGTAGTCTGAATCTAAGTAGGTCTAGGTGATATGGCACGAAGACCTTGTCCGTTGCATAGGTGTAAGTCCCTGGCCCGTGATCATCTCCCTCAACGTCCTTTATGTCAACTAACGGCACGCCTTTCACTTGTACTGGAAGCTTAACTTCCACTGGAGTTGTGATGACCTCGAGTTCTCCATCCTTAACCGTAGAGACTGCGAAGTAGAAGTCTTCGGGAGTTTCTATATATTCAAATGGGAGTATGACGTGAACCATGTTGTTCTGAATTAGGACTTTGGCTTCTCCTGCCTTCTCGTACCCTTCGTATCCTGTTGCTTTGTACACTTCCGCTTTTCCGTCTTTGACTAAGATGTGCTTGGTTATCATCAATCCAACGCTATCCTTTGAGAACGGGAACATTGAGTACCTGAATTCCTTTGGTTTTTCTTGAAGGAGCGTGAACGTGTTTCCTTCTCTCTTTTCATTTTCGTAAATGGATATTTCGAGTTCAGTTAAGTTAGTCCCGCTAATTACGAAGTGCATACCGTTCGAATCAAAGTATATGCACACCTCTTTTGCCAGTGGAGATAGGCTTGAGAACTTTTCCGTTTTGTTCTCGGTAAGTCCCACTAATGCCCTAGTGAAGTACGGCTTTCCATCTGGATAATAATTCCCGTAAAGGTACGAGGGTGGCTCTAGACCAGCTAACTTGTACATCTCGTAAAGGTAAACCTTGAAGTATCTGTCGAACGTGTAGTCTTGACCGCTATCTTGGTCGTTTCCGTACCACCAGAACCAGTCGCTTCCCTCCGCAAGTAGAAGGTATGTATAAGCTTTCTCCCAGTTTTCCTGACTCATTTTGTCTTTTTCCTTCATCAAAGCTTTTCTAGCTAAGTACAGCCAATACCATGCATAGTTTTCCTGGGGTTCCCCTATCCACGTTGAGAGCGTCCCATCTATCCAGCTCGATTCTGGCCAGTACATTTCCTCCTTTACTCCAGCCATATCGTACAACTCTCCAAGGGACTTGGCCTTCTTTAGTGCCTCAACTTTATCTCCTGTGAGATCTAGCCTTTCGAGCATCTTTGGTGTAAGCTTGTTGGCCTTATCACCATACATCTGAATGTACTCGGAGGGAGTTACAGTCCTTATTAGTCCCTTTTTCTGTAGCTCGGTTAGTTTCTGGTACAATGTTTCAAGGAATAACTTTCCATCGTACGGATAGTGCTCCCAGGGGTTCTCACCGTCAAGCGTTATCACGTAAACAAGAGAGCCGTCATAATTCAACTTCTGGATCTTTAGGAGGTCATTTATGAAGTCCTCAACGGCTTTGTCCTGGTTCATTCCTGAGTACGTAAAGCCTACCTTGTCGCTCAGAATGTGATCCCTAGGGAATAGGTAGATTTTCTTTCCGTTGAACTCTGCAACCCAGGGCTTGTAATAGTTTTCGGGGCTGTACTTTATGCCAAGCCTCTGGAGGACTAGTTGATCCGTCATCACCCATTGCCATCCGTTTTCTGCTAATATCTCTAAGGTCTTATCATTGAGGGCACTTTCCGCCGCCCATCCTCCCCTAGGCGTTACTTTTCCTCCGCCCAGGTACTTTTTGTAAAGCTCATTCGCAACTTTAACCTGGTCATCGAAATCCTTGTACCAGCCAAAGTCATTGAGAATTGGTCCTATTGGATGGGCAAATGGTACGGTCGTTACTTCAACGTTACCGTTCCCGAGTAGTAGGTTTATCTCCTCGTGCATCCTAAAGGTATTGTTGAGGAGCCACATTTGGTGCTTTAGAACCGTCTTAAGGTCATCTCTTGTATATCCCCCAATGTCAACCTTCTCGTATAAAGCCTTCAGATCTGGGTGTTCCATGATGTAGTTGTAGTCTATCCATGCCAAGTTAAAGAGAACTGCCAAGTCAATATAATCCTGTTCTGTAAATCCTTCTGTAACCTTTATTTTTTGTTCTTCTAGTGGTAAATTAGCGTATTTTGCCTTTAATCTTATCATCTTGCTCCTAAGTTCGCTGTATCTCTTCCAGATTTTCCTTATCGGATTACCACTACTATCCGTTACTGGTTCCCCGTTCCATGGTATCGTATGGTCGAAGAATCCTCCAGGAGCTTGAAGCATGAACCACTTTTCTTCAACTGTTAGCGGTTCGCCGTTTGCTATTTTTTCCGAGATTATCTGGTAGGTATCCTTTGAACCGTTCATATATTGGGCTATCTGGTATATTAGGGTTCCTGAAAGGTCTATCGTGGCATGTACCTCTGGATATTTGCTCAGATAATATGCCATCTTCCAGTAGTTGTTTGCTGCATGTAGCCTAACCCAGGGTCTTGTGAATATCCCTTGAATTGGGTCGTAATAGTAGGGCTGGTGCTGGTGCCAGACTATTATAACGTTTAATGGCTTTGGGTCTTCAGCCCTTACTGGAACTGCTAGGGTACTAAAGAGGACTAAAAAATTGCAAATATGGAGAGTAGTTTCCTCATTCCATTCACCTCATTCCTTTAATCCTCCCAACGTGAGCCCACTTCTCACGTAGTTTTGGGCTAGGAGGAACATTATAAACACGGGTAATGCGAATATCAAAGCTGCAGCAGCGAATTGGTTCCACGAAATTGATCTCAAGTTGGCAAGCATTGTGTACAACCAAACTGTAAGCGGATAGTTCTCTTGGTTAAGTAGCAAGTTTGCTAGAATGAGCTCTGTCCATCCTCCTATGAAGGCAAATATTGCAACGGTTGCTATTCCTGGGAGGGCTAGGGGTATAAGAACGTGTCTTATAATCTGTAGGTATCCTGCCCCATCTACTAGCGCAGCCTCGTCAAAATCTGGTGGTATCGAATCTAGGTAAGACTTTAGGAGCCAGGTGTTAAACGGAACACCTCCCGCTGCGTAAATTACTGGGAGGACAAAAATGTTATTAGTTAAGTGTAGCTTAACCAGCATACCATACAGAGCCACTAGCCCAGCTATTCCAAGTCCCCCTGCTACCTGGGTGAACATTAAATAAAAGTACAAGACGTGTTCTCTTCCAAAGAACTTGAGCCTTGAGAATGCATAAGCAGACGGTATTACAAAGAGCAATGTTAGAATTACCGTGAGGCTCGCTATCAATAAACTCCTTTTCATATAATCTAGGACTTCTCCTCCTACTTTTGCTAGCCTAATAAATGCAAAATTTCTTGCTGAGAAAACACCATCCTCGGTCGTTATGATGCCTCCATCTTTCAATGTTATCTCAATGTTCCGAGCTTCATATGTATTTTCACTGATCTTTGTGAACTTCGAGAGATCTATGGGGACTTCTTTGGGATTTTCGACAGTTATAGCTATTCTCTTGGCGAATATTTTCAGATTCTTAACGGCTCCGACGCTTTCTATTTTCCCTGCTTTTAATTTTATGTACTCCCCCCCAACTATAATCTGTACATCATCTTTTTCGGATCTTTCTTCTCCTCCTTTCCTCTCTAATATCGAGGCATCTATGAGGGTAAATCTGCTCGAGTAACTTCCTGTAATTATTACATCTTCGAGTACAATCTGGTATCTATTTAGAGAGTCTTTTATTGTTCCACTTTTTGCATTAATTTCAAAGTTTGTAGTTTTTATTAACCCCTCCATGTGGCCAAAAAGCAGATCTTTGTAGTTAGAAAGAGTTATCTTGTCTGGAATTAAGTCAATTTCTGTCGTTGCTAGTGCCCCAGAAGGTTTAAGCGAAAGTATTACCATATAGTATACCGGGAAGAGTAGGAGGGCTAGGACGATTAGGGCTAATAGGGTTGCTATAAGTGACTTGATTACTTCATCTTTTCTCTTCTGTGGAAACTTTATTTTAAATTTCATCCCTTAGCACCCTCCTGGAGCCTAGTTATCTTCATGTTAATGAACATGTAAATCGCCAGTACAATTGTTGCTATTAGCAAAATTGCAGCTGCTCTCCCATAATGTGGTACCGAGCTTCCGAATGCCTTTCTGTATCCATATAGGAGGAGAAATCTGTCCTCAAACAATCCAGCGTTGAATATAAATGGCACTAGGAAGTATTGAAAGCTTGCTGCTGATGTCAAAATAGTGGCAAAGGCGATGGGCTTGATAACGATAGGGAGAACAACTTTAGTTAACCTTTGCCAGTAATTTGCTCCATCGATGATAGCGGCTTCAATTAGTGTGTCAGGAACACTCTGGAGGGCTGACGTTATCACCGTCATCATAAACGGATAGGCTAACCAGACCTCGATTACGTTAAGTGCAATAAATCCCCACGTCACACTTGTCGTCCAGTTTGGAGGATTTGTGACCCCTATATCTCTCAACCAGATGTTTATAGGACCTACAACGGGGTCAAACATAAAACGCCATACCATAACTGAAAAGAGCAAGGGTAAGGCCCAGGGAATAATTAACAGAGCCCTATAAAGGAACTTCCCCTTCACATACTTACTGGTGTATAAAACACTCAGGAGAACGCCCACTAATACCTTTAAAGTTACGCTAGTCGCTACAAACAGCCATGTCCATCGAAAGGCAGATCTAAATTTTGGATCGCTTAATGCCCATTTAAAGTTCTCTAAGCCTACAAATCTTAGTGGCTCGGCTTCAGGAGCTTGTATTGGAAAATTGCCCAATTTTGCGTTTGTGAAAGCAATATAGGTAGAGTACAGTATTGGATATATGTTAAAGAATAAGAAGGCTGCCATACCTGGCAGTATCAAGGTGAGCGCTGCCATTACCATGGTTTTTTTGTTCATTTTTCACCTCCTCCTGGGATGACATTGGAAAATTTTAGTAGAACAGAAGAAAAGAAAAATAATCAACCGCTAAGTGATTCGAGTATCTCCTTTTGTGCATCTGTTAATGCTTGTTCGATGGTTTTCTTACCCGCTATTATGTCAGTAATTGCCGTTCCAACTGGTCCCCAGACGGCCCCCATTTCTGGACTCTTTGGCATTGGAATAGCATATTGTACAGCTTGACCGAAGCCATAGAGAACTGGGTCGCTCTGGATTTCTGGATCGTTGAGAACTTCGGTAAGTACCGGGATGTACCCGTTTTGAAGTGAGAGAGTCTTAATTACATCTGGAGTTGTTGTGAACCACTTTAAGAACGTCCAGATCGCATCTTTCTTGCTTTTGTCTGAGAGCTTAGCGACATAGATGAGTCTAACTCCACCATACGGGTGTGGTCTGTGTTTGTCATCAATTGGTG
It encodes:
- a CDS encoding glucodextranase DOMON-like domain-containing protein, with product MCNFLVLFSTLAVPVRAEDPKPLNVIIVWHQHQPYYYDPIQGIFTRPWVRLHAANNYWKMAYYLSKYPEVHATIDLSGTLIYQIAQYMNGSKDTYQIISEKIANGEPLTVEEKWFMLQAPGGFFDHTIPWNGEPVTDSSGNPIRKIWKRYSELRSKMIRLKAKYANLPLEEQKIKVTEGFTEQDYIDLAVLFNLAWIDYNYIMEHPDLKALYEKVDIGGYTRDDLKTVLKHQMWLLNNTFRMHEEINLLLGNGNVEVTTVPFAHPIGPILNDFGWYKDFDDQVKVANELYKKYLGGGKVTPRGGWAAESALNDKTLEILAENGWQWVMTDQLVLQRLGIKYSPENYYKPWVAEFNGKKIYLFPRDHILSDKVGFTYSGMNQDKAVEDFINDLLKIQKLNYDGSLVYVITLDGENPWEHYPYDGKLFLETLYQKLTELQKKGLIRTVTPSEYIQMYGDKANKLTPKMLERLDLTGDKVEALKKAKSLGELYDMAGVKEEMYWPESSWIDGTLSTWIGEPQENYAWYWLYLARKALMKEKDKMSQENWEKAYTYLLLAEGSDWFWWYGNDQDSGQDYTFDRYFKVYLYEMYKLAGLEPPSYLYGNYYPDGKPYFTRALVGLTENKTEKFSSLSPLAKEVCIYFDSNGMHFVISGTNLTELEISIYENEKREGNTFTLLQEKPKEFRYSMFPFSKDSVGLMITKHILVKDGKAEVYKATGYEGYEKAGEAKVLIQNNMVHVILPFEYIETPEDFYFAVSTVKDGELEVITTPVEVKLPVQVKGVPLVDIKDVEGDDHGPGTYTYATDKVFVPYHLDLLRFRLLEQTDSYVMEFYFKELGDNPWNAPNGFSLQIIEVYLDFKHGGNTSAIKMYPDGPGSNVNLDPDHPWDVAFRIAGWDYGNIIVLANGTAYQGEMKISADPTSNKIVVVVPKKFIKLNESYGLWGVVLVGSQDGYGPDKWRPVAVEAEQWKLGGAEPQAVIDGLAPRVMDLLAPPGFKPTQEEQLKSYDLEKKKLATVKAIPMIKPAIVIIDPEGDDHGPGTYTYATDKVFVPHHLDLLKFTMKEEKEYWKLEFYFKELGDNPWNAPNEFSLQIIEVYFDFRPGGNTSAIKMYPDGPGSNVDLDPNHPWDLALRIAGWDYGNLIVLPNGTVYQGEMRISADPTRNAIVVELPKKFLTINATYGLYLAVLVGSQDGYGPDKWRPVAVEAEQWKLGGAEPQAVIDGLAPRVVDLLVPPGFKPTQEEQLKSYDVKEKKLATVLMIPVIKGAYKPPEKPEETKTETKTSTPTRTETPTQTKTETKTETKTTTTQTSTTTPSTSPTPSSQSPTKGGICGPGAILGLALLILLKRRL
- a CDS encoding ABC transporter permease subunit, which encodes MKFKIKFPQKRKDEVIKSLIATLLALIVLALLLFPVYYMVILSLKPSGALATTEIDLIPDKITLSNYKDLLFGHMEGLIKTTNFEINAKSGTIKDSLNRYQIVLEDVIITGSYSSRFTLIDASILERKGGEERSEKDDVQIIVGGEYIKLKAGKIESVGAVKNLKIFAKRIAITVENPKEVPIDLSKFTKISENTYEARNIEITLKDGGIITTEDGVFSARNFAFIRLAKVGGEVLDYMKRSLLIASLTVILTLLFVIPSAYAFSRLKFFGREHVLYFYLMFTQVAGGLGIAGLVALYGMLVKLHLTNNIFVLPVIYAAGGVPFNTWLLKSYLDSIPPDFDEAALVDGAGYLQIIRHVLIPLALPGIATVAIFAFIGGWTELILANLLLNQENYPLTVWLYTMLANLRSISWNQFAAAALIFALPVFIMFLLAQNYVRSGLTLGGLKE
- a CDS encoding carbohydrate ABC transporter permease, translated to MNKKTMVMAALTLILPGMAAFLFFNIYPILYSTYIAFTNAKLGNFPIQAPEAEPLRFVGLENFKWALSDPKFRSAFRWTWLFVATSVTLKVLVGVLLSVLYTSKYVKGKFLYRALLIIPWALPLLFSVMVWRFMFDPVVGPINIWLRDIGVTNPPNWTTSVTWGFIALNVIEVWLAYPFMMTVITSALQSVPDTLIEAAIIDGANYWQRLTKVVLPIVIKPIAFATILTSAASFQYFLVPFIFNAGLFEDRFLLLYGYRKAFGSSVPHYGRAAAILLIATIVLAIYMFINMKITRLQEGAKG